One Engraulis encrasicolus isolate BLACKSEA-1 chromosome 5, IST_EnEncr_1.0, whole genome shotgun sequence DNA segment encodes these proteins:
- the cdc42ep5 gene encoding cdc42 effector protein 5 isoform X2, whose product MPLHKSQRGRLDPTMISAPLGDFRHTMHIGRGGDAFGDTSFLATQGSASADSSTPLQPGAASDSDALLNHSTTDGNCNSQDSDKLNQLQHSESVSSFDLDLDLGPSILGDVLGVMDGLNLDTDWTTGKDGGDEGEEVFSPTRGALEMETGVDVESTVSSMNEMNEKRRMEGAEGGENGEQGMEQLNDGNGWKAKGLKPKVRFSEKREEIIGQLVEADSPGVEGGEEMEYPVSPTAQVEHGGMGTTASQDKVPGEAEPANHRADSPPSSMSSVSSEYEGVAPLDRRRESEPHSETDSEEEEEEGVDGQRGYTFEDEFDDEIGV is encoded by the coding sequence ATGCCTCTCCACAAGTCTCAACGGGGGCGCCTGGACCCCACCATGATATCCGCCCCACTTGGGGACTTCCGCCACACCATGCACATTGGCCGGGGTGGTGATGCCTTTGGAGATACTTCCTTCCTGGCCACTCAGGGCAGCGCCTCAGCAGACTCTTCCACCCCTCTACAGCCAGGGGCAGCCAGTGACTCTGATGCACTGCTGAACCATAGCACAACAGACGGCAATTGCAACAGCCAAGATTCCGACAAGTTAAACCAGTTACAGCACTCCGAGTCCGTGTCCTCGTTCGACCTGGACCTGGACCTGGGGCCCTCCATCTTGGGCGACGTTCTCGGCGTGATGGACGGTCTGAATCTGGACACTGATTGGACTACAGGCAAGGATGggggagatgagggggaggaggtcTTCAGCCCCACCCGAGGAGCCCTGGAGATGGAGACCGGCGTCGACGTGGAGTCAACCGTGAGCTCGATGAACGAGATGAACGAGAAGAGGCGTATGgagggagcagagggaggagagaacggAGAACAAGGGATGGAGCAGCTAAACGACGGGAACGGGTGGAAAGCCAAGGGCCTGAAGCCCAAGGTGAGGTTCAGCGAGAAACGGGAGGAGATCATTGGCCAGCTGGTGGAGGCCGACAGTCCGGGAGTGGAGGGCGGCGAGGAGATGGAGTATCCCGTCAGCCCCACGGCCCAGGTGGAGCATGGCGGAATGGGCACCACGGCGTCACAGGACAAGGTGCCAGGTGAGGCCGAGCCTGCCAATCACAGAGCTGACTCACCACCGAGCTCAATGTCGTCTGTCAGCTCCGAATACGAGGGAGTCGCTCCATTGGACAGACGGAGGGAGAGCGAGCCGCACTCAGAGACAGActcagaggaagaagaagaagaaggggtagACGGACAGCGTGGCTACACGTTTGAGGATGAGTTTGATGATGAAATAGGTGTGTAG
- the cdc42ep5 gene encoding cdc42 effector protein 5 isoform X1 produces MQAVAMPLHKSQRGRLDPTMISAPLGDFRHTMHIGRGGDAFGDTSFLATQGSASADSSTPLQPGAASDSDALLNHSTTDGNCNSQDSDKLNQLQHSESVSSFDLDLDLGPSILGDVLGVMDGLNLDTDWTTGKDGGDEGEEVFSPTRGALEMETGVDVESTVSSMNEMNEKRRMEGAEGGENGEQGMEQLNDGNGWKAKGLKPKVRFSEKREEIIGQLVEADSPGVEGGEEMEYPVSPTAQVEHGGMGTTASQDKVPGEAEPANHRADSPPSSMSSVSSEYEGVAPLDRRRESEPHSETDSEEEEEEGVDGQRGYTFEDEFDDEIGV; encoded by the exons ATGCAAGCAG TTGCCATGCCTCTCCACAAGTCTCAACGGGGGCGCCTGGACCCCACCATGATATCCGCCCCACTTGGGGACTTCCGCCACACCATGCACATTGGCCGGGGTGGTGATGCCTTTGGAGATACTTCCTTCCTGGCCACTCAGGGCAGCGCCTCAGCAGACTCTTCCACCCCTCTACAGCCAGGGGCAGCCAGTGACTCTGATGCACTGCTGAACCATAGCACAACAGACGGCAATTGCAACAGCCAAGATTCCGACAAGTTAAACCAGTTACAGCACTCCGAGTCCGTGTCCTCGTTCGACCTGGACCTGGACCTGGGGCCCTCCATCTTGGGCGACGTTCTCGGCGTGATGGACGGTCTGAATCTGGACACTGATTGGACTACAGGCAAGGATGggggagatgagggggaggaggtcTTCAGCCCCACCCGAGGAGCCCTGGAGATGGAGACCGGCGTCGACGTGGAGTCAACCGTGAGCTCGATGAACGAGATGAACGAGAAGAGGCGTATGgagggagcagagggaggagagaacggAGAACAAGGGATGGAGCAGCTAAACGACGGGAACGGGTGGAAAGCCAAGGGCCTGAAGCCCAAGGTGAGGTTCAGCGAGAAACGGGAGGAGATCATTGGCCAGCTGGTGGAGGCCGACAGTCCGGGAGTGGAGGGCGGCGAGGAGATGGAGTATCCCGTCAGCCCCACGGCCCAGGTGGAGCATGGCGGAATGGGCACCACGGCGTCACAGGACAAGGTGCCAGGTGAGGCCGAGCCTGCCAATCACAGAGCTGACTCACCACCGAGCTCAATGTCGTCTGTCAGCTCCGAATACGAGGGAGTCGCTCCATTGGACAGACGGAGGGAGAGCGAGCCGCACTCAGAGACAGActcagaggaagaagaagaagaaggggtagACGGACAGCGTGGCTACACGTTTGAGGATGAGTTTGATGATGAAATAGGTGTGTAG
- the grwd1 gene encoding glutamate-rich WD repeat-containing protein 1: MSAPGEDTFPCEDGEVEDMEASGSDEDEMDEEREDGAEEAKVYVPGLQPLQPGEELEMDRSAYRMYHECQTGAPCLSFDVLRDSEGDGREQFPLSMLLCAGTQADTALSNRLIVMRMHNLLGTEKKTKQGEGEGSSDDDSEDDEDEEDEDKKPQMELAMMPHYGGINRVRVTQRGEQSLAAVWSDKGQVEIFDLRPQLEAVHSAAAMAAFVKRQKEATPLFSFAGHMSEGFAIDWSPKVPGRLVSGDCKKNIHVWEPREDGTSWQIDQRPFSSHTKSVEDLQWSPTEATVFASCSVDQSIRVWDTRAPPNSMLSANEAHSSDVNVISWNRSEPFLVSGGDDGHLKVWDLRQFQSGKAVATFKQHSAPITSVEWNPSDSSVYAASGADDVVSQWDLSVESCDVGARAEGVKDLPPQLLFLHQGQTEVKEIHWHPQIPGAMISTALSGFNVFRTISV, translated from the exons AAGAACGGGAAGATGGAGCAGAAGAAGCAAAAGTGTACGTGCCCGGTTTACAGCCGCTACAGCCCGGAGAGGAGCTGGAAATGGACCGATCAGCCTACCGCATGTACCACGAGTGCCAGACAG GAGCTCCTTGCCTAAGTTTTGACGTTTTGCGGGACAGCGAAGGAGATGGAAGAGAGCAGTTTCCCCTGTCGATGTTGTTGTGTGCTGGAACACAGGCTGACACGGCGCTCAGCAACAG ACTCATTGTTATGAGGATGCACAACCTGCTTGGCACAGAGAAGAAGACCAaacaaggggaaggggaaggaagcAGCGATGACGATAgtgaagatgatgaggatgaagaggacgAGGACAAGAAACCGCAGATGGAGTTGGCGATGATGCCACATTATGGGGGGATCAACAGAGTGAGG GTGACCCAGCGTGGTGAGCAGTCGCTAGCGGCCGTGTGGTCAGATAAGGGTCAGGTGGAGATCTTTGACCTTCGACCCCAATTGGAGGCTGTCCACAGCGCCGCAGCAATGGCTGCATTCGTTAAGCGCCAGAAGGAGGCCACGCCCCTCTTCAGTTTCGCTGGTCACATGTCCGAGGGCTTTGCCATCGACTGGTCGCCCAAAGTGCCAG gacggCTGGTCAGTGGCGACTGTAAGAAGAACATTCATGTCTGGGAACCGCGGGAGGACGGGACGTCGTGGCAGATTGACCAGCGGCCGTTCAGCTCTCACACCAAGTCTGTGGAGGACCTGCAGTGGTCACCCACGGAGGCtacg GTTTTCGCCTCTTGCTCTGTGGATCAATCTATCCGTGTCTGGGACACCCGAGCGCCTCCCAATTCCATGCTCTCCGCCAATGAGGCTCATTCCTCAGATGTTAATGTCATCAGTTGGAACCGCAGTGAACCGTTCTTGGTCTCTGGAGGCGATGATGGACACCTGAAAGTTTGGGACCTGAGGCAGTTCCAG AGTGGTAAAGCGGTGGCCACGTTCAAGCAGCACAGCGCCCCCATTACCTCAGTGGAATGGAACCCCAGTGACTCCAGCGTTTACGCTGCCTCTGGTGCAGACGACGTGGTCAGCCAATGGGATCTCTCCGTGGAGTCATGTGACGTGGGAGCGCGGGCAGAGGGGGTGAAAGACCTGCCGCCGCAGCTGCTCTTCCTGCACCAGGGTCAGACGGAAGTGAAGGAGATTCACTGGCACCCACAGATACCCGGAGCCATGATCTCCACGGCTCTGTCGGGTTTCAATGTGTTCAGGACTATCTCTGTGTga